In Peromyscus maniculatus bairdii isolate BWxNUB_F1_BW_parent chromosome 9, HU_Pman_BW_mat_3.1, whole genome shotgun sequence, one genomic interval encodes:
- the LOC102919142 gene encoding olfactory receptor 10G2-like, translated as MRRNRNTSLDTVVTDFILLGLAHPPSLRTFLFLVFFLIYILTQLGNLLILLTVWADPKLHARPMYILLGVLSFLDMWLSSVIVPRIILNFTPASKAIPFGGCVAQLYFFHFLGSTQCFLYTLMAYDRYLAICQPLRYPVLMNGKLCTTLVAGAWVAGSIHGSIQATLTFRLPYCGPKQVDYFFCDIPAVLRLACADTTANELVTFVDIGVVAASCFMLILLSYANIVHAILKIRTADGRRRAFSTCGSHLTVVTVYYVPCIFIYLRAGSKSPLDGAVAVFYTVVTPLLNPLIYTLRNQEVKSALKRLRAGRGNVDGDK; from the coding sequence atgaggagaaacagaaacacatcgCTGGACACTGTGGTGACAGATTTCATTCTCCTCGGCTTGGCTCACCCCCCAAGTCTAAGAACCTTCCTCTTCCTGGTCTTCTTCCTCATTTACATCCTGACACAGCTGGGTAACCTGCTCATCCTGCTCACTGTGTGGGCTGACCCCAAGTTGCATGCCCGTCCTATGTACATTCTTCTAGGTGTGCTCTCATTCCTGGACATGTGGCTCTCCTCAGTCATTGTTCCTCGAATTATATTAAATTTCACTCCTGCCAGCAAGGCCATTCCATTTGGTGGCTGTGTAGCTCAGCTGTATTTCTTCCACTTCCTAGGCAGCACTCAGTGCTTCCTCTACACTTTGATGGCCTATGACAGGTACCTGGCAATATGCCAGCCTCTTCGCTACCCTGTGCTCATGAATGGAAAATTATGCACAACCTTAGTGGCTGGAGCTTGGGTAGCTGGCTCCATCCATGGGTCTATTCAAGCCACTCTGACTTTCCGATTGCCCTACTGTGGACCCAAGCAAGTAGATTACTTCTTCTGTGACATTCCTGCAGTGTTGAGACTGGCCTGTGCTGACACAACAGCCAATGAACTTGTGACCTTTGTGGACATTGGGGTGGTGGCCGCCAGTTGCTTCATGCTGATCCTGCTCTCCTATGCCAACATCGTTCATGCCATCTTGAAGATCCGCACTGCTGACGGCAGGCGGCGTGCCTTCTCCACCTGTGGCTCCCATCTCACTGTGGTCACGGTCTACTATGTCCCCTGTATCTTCATCTACCTTCGGGCAGGCTCCAAGAGTCCCTTGGATGGAGCAGTTGCTGTATTCTATACGGTCGTCACTCCATTACTGAACCCCCTCATCTACACCCTGAGAAACCAGGAAGTGAAGTCTGCTCTGAAGAGGCTAAGGGCAGGGAGAGGGAATGTGGATGGAGACAAGTAG
- the LOC102918839 gene encoding olfactory receptor 10G2 produces MRRNRNTSLDTVVTDFILLGLAHPPNLRTFLFLVFFLIYILTQLGNLLILLTVWADPKLHARPMYILLGVLSFLDMWLSSVIVPRLILNFTPASKAIPFGGCVAQLYFFHFLGSTQCFLYTLMAYDRYLAICQPLRYPVLMNGKLCTTLVAGAWVAGSIHGSIQTTLTFRLPYCGPNEIDYFICDIPAVLRLACADTTVNELVTFVDIGVVAASCFMLILLSYANIVHAILKIRTADGRRRAFSTCGSHLTVVTVYYVPCIFIYLRAGSKSPLDGAVAVFYTVVTPLLNPLIYTLRNQEVKSALKRLRVGRGNVDGDK; encoded by the coding sequence atgaggagaaacagaaacacatcgCTGGACACTGTGGTGACAGATTTCATTCTCCTCGGCTTGGCTCACCCCCCAAACCTAAGAACTTTCCTCTTCCTGGTCTTCTTCCTCATTTACATCCTGACACAGCTGGGTAACCTGCTCATCCTGCTCACTGTGTGGGCTGACCCCAAGTTGCATGCCCGTCCTATGTACATTCTTCTAGGTGTGCTCTCATTCCTGGACATGTGGCTCTCCTCCGTCATTGTTCCTCGACTTATTTTAAACTTCACTCCTGCCAGCAAGGCCATTCCATTTGGTGGCTGTGTAGCTCAGCTGTATTTCTTCCACTTCCTAGGCAGCACTCAGTGCTTCCTCTACACTTTGATGGCCTATGACAGGTACCTGGCAATATGCCAGCCTCTTCGCTACCCTGTGCTCATGAATGGAAAGTTATGCACAACCTTAGTGGCTGGAGCTTGGGTAGCTGGCTCCATCCATGGGTCTATTCAAACCACTCTGACCTTCCGATTGCCCTACTGTGGACCCAACGAGATAGATTATTTCATCTGTGACATTCCTGCAGTGTTGAGACTGGCCTGTGCTGACACAACAGTCAATGAACTTGTGACCTTTGTGGACATTGGGGTGGTGGCCGCCAGTTGCTTCATGCTGATCCTGCTCTCCTATGCCAACATCGTTCATGCCATCTTGAAGATCCGCACTGCTGACGGCAGGCGGCGTGCCTTCTCCACCTGCGGCTCCCATCTCACTGTGGTCACGGTCTACTATGTCCCCTGTATCTTCATCTACCTTCGGGCAGGCTCCAAGAGTCCCTTGGATGGAGCAGTTGCTGTATTCTACACGGTCGTCACTCCGTTACTGAACCCCCTCATCTACACCCTGAGAAACCAGGAAGTGAAGTCTGCTCTGAAGAGGCTAAGGGTAGGGAGAGGGAATGTGGATGGAGACAAGTAG